One Myxocyprinus asiaticus isolate MX2 ecotype Aquarium Trade chromosome 20, UBuf_Myxa_2, whole genome shotgun sequence genomic region harbors:
- the LOC127411348 gene encoding palmitoyltransferase ZDHHC22-like, producing the protein MHYKRINTLCLSSSCARKGCAKTTAPLIWPASGMLFRMVKLRLLNMIAPAYFYTATVVTFALYFLLFMPTIFPTPGVTLSPTMLVHIAVFLFLMGNALGNYIMTIWYPSESANETVIPVCSPDCPDRIDAHYLLNGRHFCKVCKKVILKRDHHCFFTGNCIGNRNMRYFIMFSIYTSCCCLYSLVIGVAYLTVEYSISFENPLTFLTLLPLSTGYFFVGLISGPQFFLVIMLYVWLGIGLVSAGFCCQQLLLVARGQTWCELQKGQFSECRGTWRANMSDVFGSRWVLGLFLPVQTVETIPGKWQVYHDHKHD; encoded by the exons ATGCATTATAAGCGTATAAATACGCTGTGTTTATCTTCAAGCTGCGCGAGGAAGGGATGCGCTAAAACAACGGCTCCTTTGATTTGGCCGGCGTCAG GTATGTTGTTCAGGATGGTAAAACTCCGACTACTCAACATGATTGCACCTGCATACTTCTACACTGCCACTGTGGTCACATTTGCCCTCTACTTCCTCCTGTTCATGCCCACTATTTTCCCAACTCCAGGTGTGACGTTAAGTCCCACCATGCTGGTCCACATTGCCGTCTTTCTGTTCCTCATGGGGAATGCTCTGGGAAATTACATTATGACTATATGGTACCCATCTGAGAGTGCCAATGAGACAGTTATTCCGGTCTGTTCACCCGATTGCCCAGACAGAATAGACGCACACTACCTCTTGAATGGACGGCACTTCTGTAAAGTGTGTAAGAAGGTGATTCTAAAACGGGACCACCATTgctttttcacaggaaattgtaTCGGGAATAGGAACATGCGTTACTTTATTATGTTCAGCATCTATACGTCCTGTTGTTGTCTGTACTCCTTGGTAATTGGGGTGGCTTATCTCACAGTGGAGTACTCTATTTCCTTTGAGAACCCATTGACATTCCTCACACTTTTGCCCCTGTCCACAGGCTACTTCTTCGTTG GTTTGATTTCAGGTCCTCAGTTCTTTCTGGTTATAATGCTGTACGTCTGGCTGGGTATAGGGCTGGTGAGTGCTGGCTTCTGCTGCCAACAGCTTCTACTAGTGGCCCGAGGGCAGACCTGGTGTGAGCTGCAAAAAGGGCAATTTTCAGAGTGCCGTGGTACCTGGCGGGCCAACATGAGTGACGTTTTTGGTTCCCGATGGGTTCTGGGCCTTTTCCTGCCAGTACAGACTGTTGAGACCATACCTGGCAAATGGCAGGTCTACCATGACCACAAACATGACTGA
- the cipca gene encoding CLOCK-interacting pacemaker a, producing MGNKRKASNEFDKDSDASSGYFSALDQKDFEDLGPTSPATHSMQTAPRVPFIPGSHPGVSSMIVMNRLVLKQPNSVAPALKPWSLNPSLDVVPQSHLLFLQPVISTGDCTSQSSDKQKHSRRHVPMQSTFPKIAPHSAQGSAVDLSPSAFIKKPNHGHSGRHQRHSHGGKTLQSSSLKNNETFEGYGVSPSAVSWGEVSQTVPEVDAENSSSRLSDSQEPHTTTSPFSLCSDSFLTSVPQKCPKATVTQSSDVESSPEFLSLSSSKRKRFCNTYNILNRSGLLGITLRTKELIRQNKRSQAQLQSLQDQTDLFLEAICSGDPKVWTRLQITLQNTGDCEQIMDSLVDSVRDVGADVTSVGCMV from the exons ATGGGTAACAAACGGAAAGCATCCAATGAGTTTGACAAAGATTCAG ATGCCAGTTCAGGATATTTCAGTGCGTTGGACCAGAAGGACTTTGAAGACCTGGGACCGACCAGTCCTGCCACCCACAGCATGCAGACAGCTCCACGGGTGCCTTTCATTCCTGGCTCACATCCAGGCGTCTCTTCCATGATTGTAATGAACAGACTTGTCCTCAAGCAG CCCAACTCCGTGGCTCCTGCATTGAAACCGTGGAGCTTAAACCCTTCACTAGATGTGGTTCCTCAATCTCATCTGCTTTTCCTCCAGCCAGTCATATCCACTGGTGACTGCACCTCCCAAAGCTCTGACAAGCAGAAACATTCTAGAAGGCATGTTCCCATGCAAAGCACCTTTCCAAAAATTGCCCCACACTCTGCACAAGGGTCTGCAGTTGACCTTAGTCCTAGTGCCTTCATTAAGAAACCAAACCACGGCCACAGTGGAAGACATCAACGGCACAGTCATGGTGGTAAAACTTTGCAGAGTTCCTCTTTGAAAAACAATGAGACTTTTGAGGGTTATGGTGTCAGCCCCAGTGCTGTCTCTTGGGGAGAAGTCAGTCAAACTGTCCCAGAAGTAGATGCGGAAAACTCCTCATCCAGGCTTTCTGATTCTCAGGAGCCTCATACCACTACTTCACCATTCTCACTTTGCTCTGACTCATTCCTCACTTCAGTCCCTCAAAAGTGTCCCAAAGCAACAGTCACCCAGAGTAGTGATGTGGAGAGCAGCCCAGAGTTCCTCTCTCTGAGCTCCAGCAAACGCAAGCGCTTCTGCAACACGTACAATATTTTGAATCGGTCAGGGTTACTGGGCATCACACTGCGTACCAAGGAGCTTATTCGACAAAACAAACGTTCCCAGGCCCAACTTCAGAGCCTGCAAGATCAGACTGACCTCTTTTTGGAGGCCATATGTAGTGGAGACCCCAAAGTCTGGACCCGATTGCAGATTACCCTCCAGAACACTGGAGACTGCGAGCAGATAATGGATTCATTGGTGGACTCTGTAAGAGATGTAGGAGCAGACGTCACATCTGTTGGTTGTATGGTGTAG